The Anolis carolinensis isolate JA03-04 unplaced genomic scaffold, rAnoCar3.1.pri scaffold_132, whole genome shotgun sequence genome window below encodes:
- the LOC134295244 gene encoding one cut domain family member 2-like, which yields MSTYTTLTPLQHLPPLEKFHHHHHHHHPHHHHHHPPHHHHQRHAGNFSSMGNLYYPKEMPGPMGQPLSPLPNGLGALHHGGQQQPQQQQGLSHYGAHLGPSEKLFAPPPPPPPPHAFEGPSGLLPALNGIHDPRAAAATASTSSAPGQQAEEINTKEVAQRITAELKRYSIPQAIFAQRILCRSQGTLSDLLRNPKPWSKLKSGRETFRRMWKWLQEPEFQRMSALRLAGRHRERGGEGRAASRAGGISGGWRR from the coding sequence ATGAGCACCTACACCACGCTCACGCCGCTCCAGCACCTGCCGCCGCTGGAGAagttccaccaccaccaccaccaccaccacccgcaccaccaccaccaccaccccccgcaccaccaccaccagcgcCACGCCGGGAACTTCTCCTCCATGGGGAACCTCTACTACCCCAAGGAGATGCCCGGCCCCATGGGGCAGCCCCTCTCCCCGCTGCCCAACGGCCTGGGCGCCCTCCACCACGGGGGCCAGCAGCagccgcagcagcagcagggcCTCAGCCACTACGGCGCCCACCTGGGCCCCTCCGAGAAGCTCTTCGCGCCGCCCCCGCCGCCCCCGCCCCCGCACGCCTTCGAGGGCCCCTCGGGGCTCCTGCCCGCGCTCAACGGCATCCACGACCCGCGGGCCGCGGCCGCCACCGCCTCCACCTCCTCCGCCCCCGGACAGCAGGCCGAGGAGATCAACACCAAGGAGGTGGCGCAGCGCATCACGGCCGAGCTGAAGCGCTACAGCATCCCCCAGGCCATCTTCGCCCAGCGCATCCTCTGCCGCTCCCAGGGCACCCTCTCCGACCTGCTCCGCAACCCCAAGCCCTGGAGCAAGCTCAAGTCCGGGCGGGAGACCTTCCGCAGGATGTGGAAGTGGCTCCAGGAGCCCGAGTTCCAGAGGATGTCCGCCCTCCGCCTGGCAGGTAGGCACCGGGAGCGGGGCGGGGAGGGGAGGGCCGCCAGCAGGGCTGGAGGCATCTCAGGGGGTTGGAGAAGGTAG